From the Spiroplasma sp. BIUS-1 genome, one window contains:
- a CDS encoding GMP reductase gives MYAFDYEDIQLIPSMCVVNSRSECNTEVKLGKNTFKMPVMPANMASVINEELCEMLAKEGHFYVMHRFNVDSYAFTKKMNDANLISSISVGVKKEDYELIERLTKDNIIPDYITIDIAHGHSISVKNMIDHIRKNMQDKTFIIAGNVGTPHAVRDLELWGADATKVGVGPGKVCITKLKTGFGTGGWQLGAIKWCSKAANKPIIADGGLRVNGDIAKSLRFGATMCMIGSLFAAHEESPGANVTVDGVLFKEYYGSASEYNKGEKRYVEGKKELIKVRGKLMETYKEMQEDLQSSISYSGGTTLNDIKKVDYVILKTSNF, from the coding sequence ATGTACGCTTTTGACTATGAAGATATACAACTTATTCCAAGTATGTGTGTTGTTAATTCTAGAAGTGAATGTAACACAGAAGTAAAACTTGGAAAAAACACATTTAAAATGCCAGTTATGCCAGCAAACATGGCTTCAGTAATTAATGAAGAATTGTGTGAAATGCTTGCAAAAGAAGGACATTTTTATGTAATGCACAGATTCAATGTTGATTCATATGCTTTCACTAAAAAAATGAACGATGCAAACTTAATTTCATCAATTAGTGTTGGTGTAAAAAAAGAAGATTATGAATTAATTGAAAGATTAACAAAAGATAATATAATTCCTGACTATATCACAATCGATATTGCTCACGGACACTCAATTAGTGTTAAAAACATGATTGACCACATTAGAAAAAACATGCAAGATAAAACTTTCATTATTGCAGGAAATGTTGGAACACCTCATGCAGTTAGAGACTTAGAGCTTTGAGGAGCTGATGCAACTAAAGTTGGAGTTGGTCCAGGAAAAGTATGTATTACTAAATTAAAAACTGGTTTTGGTACTGGTGGATGACAACTCGGAGCAATCAAATGATGTAGTAAAGCTGCTAACAAACCAATTATCGCTGATGGTGGTTTAAGAGTTAACGGAGATATTGCTAAATCATTAAGATTTGGAGCTACAATGTGTATGATCGGAAGTTTATTTGCAGCTCACGAAGAATCACCAGGAGCTAACGTTACTGTGGATGGAGTATTATTCAAAGAATACTACGGAAGTGCTAGTGAATATAATAAAGGTGAAAAAAGATATGTTGAAGGTAAGAAAGAATTAATCAAAGTAAGAGGAAAATTAATGGAAACTTACAAAGAAATGCAAGAAGATCTTCAATCATCTATTTCATATTCTGGAGGAACTACATTAAACGACATCAAAAAAGTTGATTATGTAATTCTAAAAACAAGTAACTTTTAA
- the udk gene encoding uridine kinase, translating into MEKVTIIIIAGGSASGKTTVAQTIANEIFMDKPVTHLSMDSYYKDFSDLTFEEKQLLNFDHPSALDIELLCKHLDDLKNFKSIDVPVYDFKTHSQKGEFIKLEPSNVVILDGILSLHVEEIRKRGDIKLFIRTDDDIRFIRRLMRDVNERGRKLDDVVSQYLNTVKPMHKFFVEPSIDYADLIIPYYEGNSIAIDMVAAKISSLLKK; encoded by the coding sequence ATGGAAAAAGTTACAATAATTATTATTGCTGGGGGTAGTGCAAGTGGAAAAACTACAGTGGCCCAGACAATAGCTAATGAAATCTTTATGGACAAACCAGTAACTCATTTATCAATGGACAGTTACTATAAAGATTTTAGTGATTTAACTTTTGAAGAAAAACAGTTATTAAACTTCGATCACCCAAGTGCATTGGATATTGAATTGCTGTGTAAACATCTAGATGATTTAAAAAACTTTAAATCAATTGATGTTCCGGTTTATGATTTTAAAACTCACTCACAAAAAGGTGAATTTATTAAACTTGAACCTTCAAATGTTGTTATTTTAGATGGAATTTTATCTTTACATGTTGAAGAGATAAGAAAAAGAGGAGACATTAAGTTATTTATAAGAACTGATGATGATATTAGATTCATTAGAAGACTTATGAGAGACGTTAATGAAAGAGGAAGAAAATTAGATGATGTTGTAAGTCAGTATTTAAATACTGTTAAACCAATGCACAAATTCTTTGTAGAACCCTCAATTGATTATGCTGATTTAATAATTCCTTATTATGAAGGAAATAGCATAGCAATTGATATGGTTGCAGCTAAAATAAGTAGTTTATTAAAGAAATAA
- a CDS encoding FMN-dependent NADH-azoreductase, whose protein sequence is MSKKVLVITGTVSPAEKSFSLSLTNRFVKEYKNLNPEDEIIELDLNKEEMAHKTLSRENFGTYFNEQDAIKYINQLKEVDKVIISSPMNNFNVSGLIKNYLDHVLLADQTFSYKYVKQGDAKGLLEHLSVQILTTQGAPFGWYPWGNHTEFLKGTWEFVGAKVNEPILFAGTKIAPVSTMNPDEAIDQIAEKIISVAKKF, encoded by the coding sequence ATGTCAAAAAAAGTATTAGTAATAACAGGAACAGTTAGTCCTGCTGAAAAATCATTTTCTTTATCTTTAACAAATAGATTTGTTAAAGAATACAAAAATTTAAATCCAGAAGATGAAATTATTGAATTAGATTTAAATAAAGAAGAAATGGCTCATAAAACACTTTCAAGAGAAAACTTTGGAACTTATTTCAATGAACAAGATGCAATTAAATACATTAACCAACTAAAAGAAGTTGATAAAGTAATTATTTCAAGTCCAATGAATAACTTCAACGTTTCAGGTTTAATTAAAAACTATTTAGACCACGTTTTATTAGCAGATCAAACTTTTTCATATAAATATGTTAAACAAGGAGATGCTAAAGGTTTATTAGAACACTTAAGCGTTCAAATCTTAACAACACAAGGTGCTCCATTTGGATGATATCCATGAGGAAACCACACAGAATTCTTAAAAGGAACTTGAGAATTTGTTGGTGCAAAAGTAAATGAACCAATTTTATTTGCTGGAACAAAAATTGCTCCAGTTTCAACAATGAACCCTGATGAAGCAATTGATCAAATAGCTGAAAAAATCATTAGTGTTGCTAAAAAATTCTAA
- a CDS encoding ATP-binding protein, with product MTGIINSGDILNKLTDFLLVQGDQHVLLNGPERSGKSTIVNSFRDNLRNEGWSTITFKPDDLDFSKDLFEQFISILLMGIKRKLGQSEFLRFLKNRNLKNIVRKKIKTNNRAVAFRYFFHQDYKNFDVDKTELLNIQTLIEINEAIKKLNIKLLLVFNDFENCDLVSDLSEYKMIRKVKKYLTEAKMITTFNFSDMDSLPVTIKLKLERTFDKVIDLNKESLLFSHPNLQVNHFIRKINVKDIFLINSINESLDLPEKWLKRNFDFHEKTENRVLYYDEIYFVMWFLLYIRVKDINQYNMVIENIDLYDALIKNKLTAEEIDIHHNLGNLKYLKLLLKTRGYEFETETKYFEILNMIDKPLKSNNPMLITVETKPGFLNIINEYAFLFIFNCVLNNVENVIANDKAETLLLNFEENQKELEVFAKTLNPRNIKQITTSKEKELYDLNVFNIIKKLISKI from the coding sequence ATGACGGGAATAATAAATTCAGGAGATATCTTGAATAAGTTAACAGATTTTTTATTAGTTCAAGGTGATCAACACGTTTTACTTAATGGGCCTGAAAGATCTGGAAAATCTACTATAGTTAATTCTTTTAGAGATAATTTAAGAAATGAAGGTTGAAGTACTATTACTTTTAAACCAGATGACTTAGATTTTTCAAAAGATCTTTTTGAACAATTTATTTCTATTTTACTTATGGGTATAAAGAGAAAACTTGGTCAAAGTGAATTTTTAAGATTTTTAAAAAATAGAAACTTAAAAAATATTGTTAGAAAAAAAATAAAAACAAATAATAGGGCAGTAGCCTTTAGATATTTTTTTCATCAAGATTATAAAAACTTCGATGTAGACAAAACAGAGTTGTTAAATATTCAAACACTTATTGAAATCAATGAAGCTATAAAAAAATTAAACATAAAATTATTATTAGTGTTTAATGATTTTGAAAATTGCGATCTTGTATCTGATCTAAGTGAATACAAAATGATAAGAAAAGTTAAAAAATATTTAACAGAAGCAAAAATGATTACAACTTTTAACTTTAGTGATATGGATTCACTTCCTGTTACAATTAAACTTAAATTAGAAAGAACTTTTGATAAAGTAATTGATTTAAATAAAGAATCATTATTATTTAGTCATCCTAATTTACAAGTTAATCATTTTATTAGAAAAATAAATGTTAAAGATATATTTTTAATAAACTCAATAAATGAAAGTTTAGACTTACCAGAAAAATGATTAAAGAGAAATTTTGACTTTCATGAAAAAACAGAAAACAGAGTTTTATATTATGATGAAATATATTTTGTAATGTGATTCTTACTTTACATTAGAGTCAAAGATATCAATCAATATAATATGGTAATTGAAAATATAGATCTATATGATGCTTTAATAAAAAACAAACTTACTGCAGAAGAAATAGATATTCATCATAACTTAGGAAATTTAAAATACTTAAAATTACTTTTAAAAACTAGAGGTTATGAATTTGAAACTGAAACTAAATATTTTGAAATACTAAATATGATTGATAAGCCTTTAAAATCAAATAACCCAATGTTAATAACAGTGGAAACAAAACCAGGTTTTTTAAACATAATAAATGAATACGCATTTTTATTTATATTCAATTGTGTTTTAAATAATGTTGAGAATGTAATTGCAAATGATAAAGCAGAAACATTATTGTTGAACTTTGAAGAAAATCAAAAAGAGTTAGAAGTTTTTGCAAAAACTTTAAACCCTAGAAACATCAAACAAATAACAACTTCAAAAGAAAAAGAGTTATATGATTTAAATGTCTTTAATATAATTAAAAAACTAATTTCTAAGATATAA
- the parE gene encoding DNA topoisomerase IV subunit B — protein sequence MAENNKNLSYTEDSIQILEGLEAVRKRPGMYIGSTDSRGLHHLVWEIVDNSIDEALAGICTEINVSIEKDGSITVKDNGRGVPIGKYKGTNQSTPEIIFSVLHAGGKFGGDGYKTSGGLHGVGSSVVNALSSKFKVTIHRDGVISKIKFANGGKLVEPLKQIGTSKQNGTTVNFLPDETMFSTTKFSFSTISERLKESALLNSGLKLTLKDNRSDKYVEYIYENGLTEFVNELKGDQKALCSPILLKGSEQNIDVEIALTYTTDFSETVLGFANNVKTSDGGTHMTGFRSGLVKALNEYGRTQNILKEKDKRLDTSDIKEGLIAIVTVKIPESLIQYEGQTKGKLGTSEARIACEKVTEQNISFWLQENKTIAISIIEKALLARKAKEEARKARQAVRDQKSKSKSRTMLGKLTPAQGKNKNENELFLVEGDSAGGSAKSGRDRKFQAILPLRGKVINAEKTKLIDLLKNEEITTIINAIGAGIGSDFDLSDSNYGKIILMTDADTDGAHIQTLLLTFFYRYMKELIVNKNIYIAMPPLFKVTTGSNKKDFIYLWTEEELASFMKKSKSKVEIQRYKGLGEMNADQLWETTMDPEHRKLIQVTIDDALAAENSFRTLMGDNSEKRKEWIEENVKFTLEENVDFI from the coding sequence ATGGCTGAAAACAATAAGAATTTATCTTATACAGAAGATAGTATTCAGATATTAGAAGGATTAGAAGCGGTAAGAAAAAGACCAGGGATGTACATTGGATCAACTGATTCAAGAGGTTTACACCACTTGGTTTGAGAAATAGTTGATAACTCAATCGACGAAGCTTTGGCTGGAATATGTACTGAAATTAACGTATCTATTGAAAAAGATGGATCAATTACAGTTAAAGATAATGGTAGAGGGGTTCCAATTGGTAAGTATAAAGGAACAAATCAATCAACTCCTGAAATTATATTCTCAGTTTTACATGCTGGGGGAAAATTTGGTGGTGATGGTTATAAAACTTCTGGAGGACTTCACGGGGTTGGATCATCAGTTGTTAATGCGCTTTCAAGTAAATTTAAAGTAACAATCCACAGAGATGGGGTTATTTCAAAAATTAAATTTGCAAATGGAGGTAAATTGGTAGAACCTTTAAAACAAATTGGAACAAGTAAACAAAATGGAACTACAGTTAACTTTTTACCTGATGAAACTATGTTTTCTACAACAAAATTCTCATTTTCTACAATAAGTGAAAGATTAAAAGAGTCAGCTCTTTTAAATTCAGGGCTAAAATTAACATTAAAAGATAATAGAAGTGACAAATATGTTGAATACATTTATGAAAATGGTTTAACAGAATTTGTAAATGAACTTAAAGGTGATCAAAAAGCACTATGTTCACCAATACTTTTAAAAGGTAGTGAACAAAATATTGATGTTGAAATTGCTTTAACATATACTACAGATTTTTCAGAAACTGTATTAGGATTTGCAAACAACGTTAAAACAAGTGATGGTGGAACACACATGACTGGTTTTAGAAGTGGTTTGGTAAAAGCTTTAAATGAATATGGAAGAACACAAAACATTTTAAAAGAAAAAGATAAGAGATTGGATACTTCTGATATAAAAGAAGGTCTAATAGCGATTGTTACAGTTAAAATTCCAGAAAGTTTAATTCAATATGAAGGTCAAACTAAAGGAAAGCTTGGAACTAGTGAAGCTAGAATTGCTTGTGAAAAAGTAACTGAACAAAACATTAGTTTCTGACTGCAGGAAAACAAAACAATAGCAATATCTATAATAGAAAAAGCACTTTTAGCTAGAAAAGCAAAAGAAGAAGCTAGAAAAGCAAGACAGGCAGTAAGAGATCAAAAATCAAAATCAAAATCAAGAACAATGCTTGGTAAACTAACTCCAGCACAAGGAAAAAACAAAAATGAAAACGAATTGTTTTTAGTCGAAGGGGATTCAGCTGGTGGTAGTGCAAAATCTGGAAGAGACAGAAAATTTCAAGCAATCTTGCCTTTAAGAGGTAAGGTTATAAATGCTGAGAAAACAAAATTAATTGATTTATTGAAAAATGAAGAAATAACAACAATAATTAACGCTATTGGAGCGGGAATTGGAAGTGACTTTGATCTAAGTGATTCAAACTATGGAAAAATTATTTTGATGACAGATGCCGATACTGACGGTGCTCACATACAGACATTACTACTAACATTTTTCTACCGTTATATGAAGGAACTTATTGTAAATAAAAACATTTACATTGCAATGCCTCCTTTATTTAAAGTAACAACAGGATCAAACAAAAAAGATTTTATATACTTATGAACTGAAGAAGAGTTAGCAAGTTTTATGAAAAAATCTAAATCAAAAGTTGAGATTCAAAGATATAAAGGGTTAGGTGAAATGAACGCTGACCAACTTTGAGAAACAACAATGGATCCAGAACACAGAAAACTTATTCAAGTAACAATTGATGATGCATTAGCAGCTGAAAATTCATTTAGAACTTTAATGGGAGATAACTCAGAGAAGAGAAAAGAATGAATTGAAGAAAATGTTAAATTTACACTTGAAGAAAATGTTGATTTCATTTAA